The Sphingomonas sanxanigenens DSM 19645 = NX02 genome includes a region encoding these proteins:
- a CDS encoding alpha/beta hydrolase, whose translation MNIEPQADSSSRLTRRGILQLSGAAVTATGVVTLPATSAFAAQGSANWDKVFPKSSRVDHRKVSFRTRYGITLSGDLYLPKDRGGGRLPALAISGPFGAVKEQSSGLYAQTMAERGFAAIAFDPSFTGESGGEPRNVASPDINTEDFGAAVDYLGLQSFVDRQRIGVIGICGWGGMALNAVAVDKRVKAVVAVTMYDMTRVMSKGYNDSVTLEERTKTPEQLGQQRWQDAERGAPAYGPPMNELNGGEAQFLVDYHGYYKTPRGFHPRSVNSNSSWTVTNPLSFMNMPLLSYIKEIAPRPMLLIHGEKAHSRYFSETAFAAAAEPKELVMIPGANHVDLYDREDKIPFDRIAAFFSRGL comes from the coding sequence ATGAACATCGAACCGCAAGCCGATAGCAGCAGCCGGCTGACCCGGCGCGGCATCCTGCAACTCAGCGGGGCGGCGGTCACCGCGACCGGCGTGGTGACGCTACCCGCAACGAGCGCCTTCGCCGCGCAAGGCAGCGCGAACTGGGACAAGGTGTTCCCGAAGAGCAGCCGCGTGGATCACCGCAAGGTGAGCTTCAGGACCCGCTACGGCATCACGCTGTCCGGCGATCTCTATCTTCCTAAGGATCGGGGAGGCGGTCGGCTGCCGGCATTGGCGATCAGCGGTCCCTTCGGTGCCGTGAAGGAACAATCGTCGGGGCTCTATGCCCAGACGATGGCGGAGCGCGGCTTCGCGGCGATTGCGTTCGACCCATCCTTTACCGGTGAGAGCGGCGGCGAGCCGCGCAACGTCGCCTCGCCCGACATCAACACGGAGGATTTCGGCGCCGCGGTCGATTATCTCGGCCTCCAGTCCTTCGTCGATCGCCAGCGCATCGGCGTGATTGGCATCTGCGGCTGGGGCGGGATGGCATTGAACGCGGTTGCTGTGGACAAGCGCGTCAAGGCGGTCGTCGCGGTCACGATGTATGACATGACCCGCGTGATGTCGAAGGGCTATAACGATAGTGTCACGCTTGAAGAACGCACCAAGACACCGGAGCAACTGGGCCAACAGCGCTGGCAGGATGCCGAGCGGGGAGCGCCCGCTTACGGCCCGCCGATGAACGAGCTTAACGGCGGCGAGGCGCAGTTTCTGGTCGACTACCATGGCTATTACAAAACGCCGCGAGGCTTCCATCCGAGGTCGGTGAACTCGAACTCCTCGTGGACGGTCACCAACCCACTGTCGTTCATGAACATGCCGCTGCTGAGCTACATCAAGGAGATCGCGCCGCGGCCGATGCTGCTGATCCATGGCGAGAAGGCGCATTCGCGCTACTTCAGCGAAACTGCCTTTGCCGCCGCTGCCGAGCCGAAGGAACTCGTGATGATACCCGGTGCCAACCACGTCGACCTCTACGACCGTGAGGACAAGATCCCGTTCGACCGGATCGCCGCCTTCTTCAGCCGGGGACTCTGA
- the istB gene encoding IS21-like element helper ATPase IstB → MTGDKMPTGTTGGTPQVLLAHHLKQLKLPTVLREYEKVARECARDGVDHPRYLLRLIELELIDRERRTVERRIRAARFPAVKSLDTFDFTAIPSLNKMLVLELARSEYILRRENVIALGNSGTGKTHVALALGLAACQKGFTVAFATAASLVNQLMEARDERRLLKLQRELAAVKLLIVDELGYVPLSATGAELLFEVLSQRYERGSTIITSNLPFEDWTQVLASERLTGALLDRLTHHVSILTMNGDSYRLKQSAGRRSARRAEQNQATVSADPNTGEIPSP, encoded by the coding sequence ATGACCGGCGACAAGATGCCGACCGGCACGACCGGCGGGACACCCCAGGTGCTGCTCGCCCACCACCTCAAGCAGCTCAAGCTGCCGACCGTGCTGCGCGAATATGAGAAGGTCGCGCGCGAATGCGCTCGCGACGGTGTCGACCACCCACGCTACCTGCTGCGCCTCATCGAGCTTGAGCTCATCGACAGGGAGCGGCGCACGGTCGAGCGGCGGATCCGCGCCGCCCGCTTCCCGGCGGTGAAGAGTCTCGACACCTTCGACTTCACAGCCATCCCCAGCCTCAACAAGATGCTGGTGCTCGAGCTCGCTCGCTCGGAGTATATCCTTCGGCGGGAGAACGTCATTGCGCTGGGCAACAGCGGCACGGGCAAGACGCACGTCGCTCTCGCGCTCGGCCTGGCTGCTTGCCAGAAGGGATTCACCGTCGCCTTCGCGACCGCCGCTTCGCTGGTCAACCAGCTGATGGAGGCGCGCGACGAGCGGCGCCTGCTCAAGCTCCAGCGGGAACTGGCGGCCGTGAAGCTGCTCATCGTCGACGAGCTCGGCTATGTGCCGCTGTCGGCGACTGGCGCCGAACTTCTCTTCGAGGTGCTGTCGCAGCGCTACGAGCGCGGCTCGACCATCATCACGTCGAACTTGCCGTTCGAGGACTGGACCCAGGTCCTCGCCTCAGAACGGCTTACCGGCGCGCTGCTCGACCGGCTCACCCACCACGTCTCCATCCTCACCATGAACGGCGACAGCTACCGCCTCAAACAGTCCGCCGGCCGGCGATCAGCCAGAAGGGCGGAGCAAAACCAGGCCACCGTGTCGGCCGACCCGAACACCGGCGAGATCCCGTCGCCATAG
- a CDS encoding MFS transporter: protein MAIGVDLEFAETHPTTRAGSGGWGAVVALTLCVATLIASEFMPVSILTPIANDLRLTEGAAGQIISVSGLFAVLASLTITSLTRGLDLRTLLLGLAALMLVSGAMVAFAPTYAVLMAGRALLGIVIGGFWSISAATVMRLLPEDQVPRGLAMLNGGNALATTIAAPLGSFLGQYIGWRGAFSIVVPLAALTFVWLWRTLPEMPSQRSTRAASPLAVLRRSEARVGMVAVALLFMGQFALFTYLRPFLEGVTQLSVSLLSLVLLGMGGAGLIGTWLIGRTVTRSLSATLIGAPLAMAAIAIGLIALGTMSLPTAALLAGWGLIGTALPVAWWTWLSRTLPDDAEAGGGLMVAVIQLAITLGAAGGGLLFDAAGHRATFLASAVLLAGSALLGVLCSRKPSLS from the coding sequence ATGGCGATCGGCGTCGATCTCGAATTTGCAGAAACGCATCCAACGACGCGCGCAGGCAGCGGCGGTTGGGGCGCGGTGGTTGCCCTGACCCTGTGCGTTGCGACGCTGATCGCGTCGGAATTCATGCCGGTGAGCATCCTCACCCCCATCGCCAACGACCTACGACTGACCGAAGGCGCAGCGGGCCAGATTATTTCCGTGTCCGGCCTGTTCGCGGTCTTGGCGAGCTTGACGATCACGTCGCTGACCCGTGGCCTCGATCTCCGCACGCTTCTCCTTGGGCTCGCCGCGCTGATGCTCGTGTCGGGCGCCATGGTTGCGTTCGCGCCAACCTATGCGGTGCTGATGGCCGGCCGCGCGCTGCTCGGCATCGTCATCGGCGGCTTCTGGTCGATTTCGGCGGCGACGGTCATGCGCCTGCTGCCCGAGGACCAGGTGCCCCGGGGACTGGCGATGCTGAACGGCGGTAATGCTCTGGCGACCACGATTGCGGCCCCGCTCGGCAGTTTCCTGGGCCAATATATCGGCTGGCGCGGCGCGTTCTCCATAGTTGTTCCACTCGCGGCGCTCACCTTCGTCTGGCTGTGGCGCACGCTCCCTGAGATGCCGTCACAGCGCAGCACGCGTGCCGCCAGCCCGCTGGCCGTGCTGCGGCGGTCCGAGGCGCGGGTTGGCATGGTCGCGGTCGCACTGCTGTTCATGGGCCAGTTCGCGCTCTTCACCTATCTGCGGCCGTTCCTCGAAGGCGTCACGCAACTCAGTGTCTCGCTACTCTCACTGGTCCTGCTGGGCATGGGCGGGGCGGGCCTCATCGGCACCTGGCTGATCGGGCGAACCGTGACGCGGAGCCTTTCCGCCACTTTGATAGGCGCGCCGCTAGCGATGGCGGCGATTGCTATCGGTCTCATCGCGCTGGGCACGATGTCGCTGCCCACCGCGGCGCTGCTCGCCGGCTGGGGCCTGATCGGGACGGCGCTCCCGGTTGCCTGGTGGACGTGGCTCAGCCGCACCCTCCCTGACGATGCGGAAGCGGGTGGTGGATTGATGGTCGCCGTCATCCAGCTTGCAATCACGCTGGGTGCGGCTGGTGGCGGGCTGCTGTTCGACGCAGCGGGCCACCGGGCGACCTTCCTCGCCAGCGCGGTTCTGCTCGCGGGCTCGGCCCTGCTTGGCGTGCTCTGCAGCCGCAAGCCCTCGCTTTCATGA
- a CDS encoding LysR family transcriptional regulator has translation MQLNRADLADFSYFLAIARHRSFRRAGLEVGVSASALSHSLKGLEARLGVRLLNRTSRSVTLTAAGEELRAAISVHFDAIGTAVDVLNRYRDDPAGRIRLNVLEHAATMLLAPALPSFIERYPQIEVDVFVSNHMVDVVEAGADAGIRYGGTVPEDMVAQRLSPDMRWVATGAPSYFERFGTPLHPNDLMSHNCLRFRLGDDSRYAWEFDRGDENLAVDVPGAITIDNSALALDLARRGAAIAYVPEPLALPYVERDDLRVVLEDWASDGPGFHIYYPGRRQLPTALRLLIDHIRGGDSR, from the coding sequence GTGCAGTTAAACCGGGCCGATCTCGCTGACTTCAGCTATTTCCTTGCGATCGCGCGGCATCGCAGTTTTCGGCGCGCGGGGCTTGAAGTCGGTGTCAGCGCGTCGGCGCTGAGCCATTCGCTTAAAGGCCTGGAAGCCCGGCTCGGCGTGCGCCTGCTCAATCGGACCAGCCGCAGCGTTACGCTGACCGCTGCAGGAGAGGAGCTGCGCGCGGCGATCTCCGTGCATTTCGATGCAATCGGCACGGCAGTGGACGTGCTGAACCGCTACCGCGACGACCCGGCCGGTCGTATCCGGCTGAATGTCCTGGAACATGCGGCGACGATGTTGCTCGCACCAGCGCTGCCGAGCTTCATCGAGCGCTATCCCCAGATCGAGGTCGACGTTTTCGTCAGCAATCACATGGTAGATGTGGTGGAGGCAGGTGCGGATGCCGGCATCCGCTACGGCGGAACGGTGCCCGAGGACATGGTGGCGCAGCGGCTCTCCCCCGACATGCGCTGGGTGGCAACGGGTGCGCCGTCCTATTTCGAGCGGTTCGGGACCCCGCTTCACCCGAACGATCTCATGTCGCACAATTGCCTTCGCTTCCGCTTGGGCGATGACAGCCGGTATGCCTGGGAATTCGATCGCGGCGACGAGAATTTAGCCGTGGACGTGCCCGGCGCGATCACGATCGACAACAGCGCGCTGGCGCTGGATCTCGCCCGGCGCGGCGCGGCGATCGCCTATGTGCCGGAGCCTCTGGCATTGCCCTACGTGGAACGTGACGACCTGCGGGTTGTGCTTGAGGACTGGGCGTCGGACGGCCCGGGCTTCCATATCTATTATCCTGGGCGGCGGCAGCTGCCGACAGCACTTCGCCTGCTGATCGATCACATCCGGGGCGGCGACTCGCGCTGA
- the istA gene encoding IS21 family transposase: protein MFALESYAAVRRFVFVEGHSRREAAKAFGLSRDTVAKMCAFSLPPGYRRTKPPEKPKLGPLLPVIDAILREDRLSPAKQQHTAKRIFERLRDEHGYGGGYTVVKDYVRQSRARSRETFVPLAHPPGHAQVDFGEAWAEIGGMRQKVHYFCMDLPHSDACFVKAYPRETTEAFLDGHVSAFAFFGGVPLSILYDNLKIAVARICGDGKRERTRAFTELVSHYLFADRFGRPGKGNDKGKVEALVKHARAMFMVPIPVARSFDELNERLAKDCLARQNGHAGRHADTIAERLVADRQAFRALPAVPLEPCEKRSARVSSTALVRYRTNDYSVPTVYGFRDVLVKGFVDEVVISIAGEEIARHPRSYGEGAFVANPLHYLALIEQKPGALDQAAALQGWDLPEIFQHLRHLLEARMGTKGKREFIQVLRLLEALPLAVVTDAVTQAVQLGAIGFDAVKLIALARIERRPPRLDLAAYPHLPRTDVKTTRAADYGVLAA, encoded by the coding sequence ATGTTTGCCTTGGAGAGTTACGCGGCCGTTCGGCGTTTTGTGTTCGTGGAAGGTCACAGCCGCCGGGAGGCGGCGAAGGCGTTCGGTCTGAGCCGGGACACGGTGGCGAAGATGTGCGCGTTCTCGCTGCCGCCGGGCTACCGGCGCACGAAGCCGCCGGAGAAGCCGAAGCTAGGTCCGCTGTTGCCGGTCATCGACGCTATCCTGCGCGAGGATCGCCTGTCGCCGGCCAAGCAGCAGCACACCGCCAAGCGGATCTTCGAGCGGCTGCGCGACGAGCATGGCTATGGCGGCGGCTACACGGTGGTGAAGGACTATGTCCGGCAGAGCCGCGCACGCAGCCGCGAGACGTTCGTGCCGCTGGCACACCCGCCGGGCCATGCCCAGGTCGACTTCGGCGAGGCGTGGGCAGAGATCGGCGGCATGCGGCAGAAGGTCCATTATTTCTGCATGGACCTGCCGCACTCAGATGCGTGTTTCGTGAAGGCCTATCCGCGCGAGACGACCGAGGCGTTCCTCGACGGTCATGTTTCGGCCTTCGCCTTTTTCGGCGGCGTGCCGCTGTCCATCCTCTACGACAATCTGAAGATCGCGGTGGCGAGGATCTGCGGCGACGGCAAGCGCGAGCGCACGCGGGCCTTCACCGAGCTGGTCAGCCACTATTTGTTTGCCGACCGCTTCGGTCGTCCCGGCAAGGGCAACGACAAGGGGAAGGTCGAAGCGCTGGTGAAGCACGCCCGCGCGATGTTCATGGTGCCCATTCCGGTAGCGCGCAGCTTCGACGAGTTGAACGAGCGCCTGGCGAAGGATTGCCTGGCTCGACAGAACGGGCATGCCGGGCGCCATGCCGACACCATCGCCGAGCGCCTCGTCGCCGACCGGCAGGCCTTCCGGGCCTTGCCGGCGGTGCCGTTGGAGCCGTGCGAGAAGCGGTCGGCGCGCGTATCGTCGACCGCGCTGGTGCGCTATCGGACCAACGACTATTCGGTGCCAACCGTCTATGGCTTCCGCGACGTCCTGGTGAAGGGGTTCGTCGACGAGGTGGTCATCAGCATCGCCGGCGAGGAGATCGCCCGGCATCCGCGCAGCTATGGCGAGGGCGCATTCGTCGCCAACCCGCTGCATTATCTCGCGCTCATCGAGCAGAAGCCCGGCGCGCTCGACCAGGCGGCCGCCTTGCAGGGCTGGGATCTGCCCGAGATCTTCCAGCATCTGCGCCACCTTCTGGAAGCTCGTATGGGCACCAAGGGGAAGCGCGAGTTCATCCAGGTGCTGCGGCTGCTCGAAGCCCTGCCGCTCGCCGTCGTCACCGACGCGGTGACGCAGGCCGTGCAGCTCGGCGCCATCGGCTTCGACGCGGTGAAGCTCATCGCGCTGGCGCGTATCGAACGGCGACCGCCCCGTCTCGATCTGGCCGCCTATCCGCACCTGCCCCGGACGGACGTGAAGACGACACGGGCGGCGGACTATGGGGTGCTGGCGGCATGA
- a CDS encoding DUF3089 domain-containing protein, whose protein sequence is MTAVNEANAPADVFFVHPTTLSDKTVWNAPFDAADDMVELEPSVLTGQLSVFNGCCRLFAPHYRQASLPGLEDRQASGLAYSDVARAFRHFIARESNGRPFIIASHSQGSGHAVELLQREIIGTPLQGRMVAAYLIGGYVPRAFADIGVPVCDNPRQTGCVLSYNASKGGRLARMVIEGKEYWWQGKWRQQGDPEAICVDPLTWRADGSGTSAANKGSLPLPKAPFPQKAGPLASLTPRLTGAICRNQMLEVQLAPSAPKGFSDMLSMLAGSYHLNDYGLFYVNLRENATDRVAAWHAAYRNRD, encoded by the coding sequence TTGACGGCAGTCAATGAGGCAAACGCGCCCGCCGATGTTTTCTTCGTTCATCCAACGACCCTCTCCGACAAGACGGTCTGGAATGCGCCATTCGACGCGGCAGACGATATGGTGGAGCTGGAACCGTCCGTGCTCACGGGCCAATTGAGCGTCTTCAACGGATGCTGCCGCCTCTTCGCACCGCATTACCGGCAGGCCTCGCTGCCGGGTCTGGAGGATCGCCAGGCGAGCGGTCTCGCCTATTCGGATGTGGCCCGCGCCTTCCGCCACTTCATCGCACGTGAGAGCAATGGGCGCCCATTCATCATCGCTTCGCACAGCCAGGGCAGCGGCCATGCTGTAGAACTGCTGCAGCGCGAGATCATCGGCACGCCGCTTCAGGGGCGCATGGTCGCCGCTTACCTGATCGGCGGCTATGTCCCGCGCGCGTTCGCCGATATCGGTGTGCCAGTGTGCGACAACCCGCGTCAGACCGGATGTGTGCTGTCCTACAACGCCAGCAAAGGCGGGCGGCTCGCCCGGATGGTGATCGAGGGCAAGGAATACTGGTGGCAGGGGAAGTGGCGTCAACAAGGTGACCCCGAGGCGATCTGCGTCGATCCGCTGACCTGGCGCGCCGACGGTTCGGGCACATCGGCCGCGAACAAGGGAAGCCTTCCGCTGCCCAAGGCACCATTTCCGCAGAAGGCAGGGCCGCTAGCCAGCCTCACGCCGCGTCTGACGGGAGCTATCTGCCGCAATCAGATGCTAGAGGTGCAATTGGCCCCATCGGCCCCCAAGGGCTTCTCTGACATGCTCAGCATGTTGGCCGGGAGCTATCACCTCAATGATTACGGCCTGTTCTACGTCAATTTGCGAGAAAATGCGACCGACCGGGTGGCGGCCTGGCACGCTGCTTATCGCAATCGCGACTGA
- a CDS encoding (R)-mandelonitrile lyase, with amino-acid sequence MMKSILAAASLASVWLPSAADAQVQKTSSRQGVPLVQIDHKSELKTIDGPAEYFTGKVTITGQFQRPDPSRVGGAIVRFEPGARTAWHAHPAGQTLIVTEGVGWTQIEGGPKLEFRAGDILWCPAEHKHWHGATPRDAMTHIAIQESVNGTPVTWMEKVTEEQYLAPLGEPKA; translated from the coding sequence ATGATGAAATCGATTCTGGCCGCTGCGAGCCTCGCAAGCGTTTGGCTGCCGAGTGCAGCGGATGCGCAGGTGCAGAAGACATCGTCCCGACAAGGAGTGCCTCTCGTGCAGATTGATCATAAATCTGAATTGAAGACCATCGACGGCCCGGCGGAATATTTCACTGGCAAGGTCACCATCACCGGTCAGTTCCAGCGGCCCGACCCGTCGCGCGTTGGCGGGGCGATCGTGCGTTTCGAACCCGGAGCACGTACCGCCTGGCACGCGCACCCGGCTGGCCAGACGCTGATCGTCACCGAAGGCGTCGGCTGGACCCAGATCGAGGGTGGGCCGAAGCTGGAGTTCCGAGCCGGCGACATCCTCTGGTGCCCGGCCGAGCACAAGCATTGGCACGGCGCCACGCCGCGCGATGCCATGACCCACATCGCAATCCAAGAATCGGTGAACGGCACGCCGGTCACGTGGATGGAGAAGGTAACCGAGGAGCAATATCTTGCCCCGCTCGGCGAGCCGAAGGCGTGA